One Actinoplanes missouriensis 431 DNA segment encodes these proteins:
- a CDS encoding L,D-transpeptidase family protein, whose protein sequence is MRRALLITAALTTASALVAGCDPSDPVATGPAASPVPSQASSAPTSSAGPASPAAPTSSAAATPASPEGPPKKLRPGAEGAEVLALQNRLTALGYWNGKPDGKFGSTTQQAVFALQKTAKLGRDGVVGPRTHQALERGVRPAAKSTSGKFVEIDLKRQLLLLVQDGRVEQIFNTSTGSNEYYEQDGETYLADTPRGRFRVSRQIDGWRNAPLGLLWRPKYFNGGIAVHGAPSVPAHPASHGCARVSIAAMNWLWSHDEIPVKTRVWVY, encoded by the coding sequence GTGCGCAGAGCCCTGCTGATCACGGCTGCCCTCACCACCGCGTCGGCCCTCGTCGCGGGCTGCGACCCGTCCGATCCGGTGGCGACGGGGCCGGCGGCCTCCCCCGTACCCTCGCAGGCGTCGAGCGCGCCCACCTCCTCGGCCGGGCCCGCCTCGCCGGCCGCACCCACCTCCTCGGCCGCGGCGACGCCCGCCTCACCGGAAGGACCGCCGAAAAAGCTGAGACCCGGCGCTGAAGGCGCCGAGGTGCTGGCCTTGCAGAACCGGCTGACGGCGTTGGGCTATTGGAACGGCAAGCCGGACGGCAAGTTCGGCTCGACCACCCAGCAGGCGGTGTTCGCGCTGCAGAAAACCGCGAAACTGGGCCGTGACGGCGTGGTCGGCCCACGGACACACCAGGCACTGGAGCGTGGTGTGCGCCCGGCGGCGAAATCGACGAGCGGCAAGTTCGTGGAGATCGATCTGAAACGCCAGCTGCTCCTGCTCGTGCAGGACGGCCGGGTCGAGCAGATCTTCAACACGTCCACCGGGTCGAACGAGTACTACGAGCAGGACGGCGAGACCTATCTCGCGGACACGCCACGCGGCAGGTTCCGGGTGAGCCGGCAGATCGACGGGTGGCGCAACGCCCCGCTGGGGCTGCTGTGGCGGCCGAAATACTTCAACGGCGGGATCGCGGTGCACGGCGCCCCGAGCGTGCCCGCCCACCCCGCCTCACACGGCTGTGCCCGTGTGTCCATCGCCGCGATGAACTGGCTGTGGTCCCATGACGAAATTCCGGTCAAGACCCGCGTGTGGGTTTATTAG
- a CDS encoding dihydrolipoyl dehydrogenase family protein, with product MGEARQVDVVVLGLGVGGEEVAGRLAAAGLNVVGVENNLVGGECPYWGCIPTKIMVRAGSALAEARRIPGLAGTATVEPDWAPVAKRIRDEATDDWNDKVAVDRFTGKGGHFVRGTGVITGPGRVRVGDEEYSASRGVVVATGTAAVIPPIDGLAGTPYWTNRDAVETATLPGSLLILGGGAIGTEFAQVFARFGVQVTIIEGSDRILAMEEPESSAVAAAVLAADGVTIKLGVHASAVAHSPEGFAVTLTDGSTVTGEKLLVATGRKARLGEIGLDPAERFLTTDERMRAGDKLWAVGDVTGNGAFTHMAMYEADIAVRDILGQGGPGADYRARPRVTFIDPEIGAVGLTEKQARDAGLDVRVGHVPLSATSRGFIHGPGNEGFIKVIADNATGVLVGATTAGPAGGEMIGALSVAVHAAVPIETLRSTIWAYPTFHRGIGSAIEALA from the coding sequence ATGGGCGAAGCACGGCAAGTAGATGTAGTGGTTCTCGGTCTTGGCGTCGGCGGCGAGGAGGTCGCCGGGCGGCTCGCCGCGGCCGGTCTGAACGTGGTCGGCGTCGAGAACAACCTGGTCGGCGGTGAGTGCCCGTACTGGGGCTGCATACCCACGAAGATCATGGTCCGGGCCGGATCGGCGCTGGCCGAGGCACGGCGGATCCCCGGGCTGGCCGGCACGGCGACCGTCGAGCCGGACTGGGCGCCGGTCGCCAAGCGGATCCGCGACGAGGCGACCGACGACTGGAACGACAAGGTCGCCGTGGATCGATTCACCGGCAAAGGCGGCCATTTCGTACGGGGGACGGGTGTCATCACCGGACCGGGGCGCGTCCGAGTCGGTGACGAGGAATACAGCGCCTCCCGTGGCGTCGTCGTCGCCACCGGAACCGCGGCGGTCATCCCGCCGATCGACGGTCTGGCCGGCACGCCGTACTGGACGAACCGGGACGCCGTGGAGACCGCCACCCTGCCCGGCTCGCTGCTGATCCTCGGCGGCGGCGCGATCGGCACCGAGTTCGCGCAGGTCTTCGCGCGCTTCGGCGTTCAGGTCACGATCATCGAGGGGTCCGACCGGATCCTCGCCATGGAGGAGCCGGAGTCGTCCGCCGTGGCTGCGGCGGTGCTGGCAGCGGACGGGGTGACCATCAAGCTCGGTGTCCACGCCTCCGCCGTCGCGCACTCCCCGGAGGGTTTCGCCGTCACGCTCACCGACGGCTCGACGGTGACCGGCGAGAAACTGCTCGTCGCGACCGGCCGCAAGGCTCGCCTCGGCGAGATCGGCCTGGACCCCGCGGAGCGTTTCCTCACCACCGACGAGCGGATGCGCGCCGGCGACAAGCTCTGGGCGGTGGGCGACGTCACCGGCAACGGCGCGTTCACCCACATGGCGATGTACGAGGCGGACATCGCGGTCCGCGACATCCTCGGGCAGGGCGGTCCCGGCGCTGACTACCGCGCCCGGCCGCGTGTCACCTTCATCGACCCGGAGATCGGCGCGGTCGGACTCACCGAGAAGCAGGCCCGTGACGCCGGCCTCGACGTGCGGGTCGGGCACGTCCCGCTCTCCGCGACCTCCCGGGGCTTCATCCACGGCCCGGGCAACGAGGGCTTCATCAAGGTGATCGCCGACAACGCCACGGGTGTGCTGGTCGGCGCGACCACGGCCGGGCCGGCCGGCGGCGAGATGATCGGCGCGCTGTCGGTGGCCGTGCACGCGGCGGTACCGATCGAGACGCTGCGGAGCACCATCTGGGCGTACCCCACGTTCCACCGCGGCATCGGCTCCGCAATCGAGGCGCTTGCCTGA
- a CDS encoding type II toxin-antitoxin system HicA family toxin: MPPLPSVSGTRIVRALERHGFKIARVAGSHNIMRHPDGRGTTVPVHGNRDVAKGTLRGILSDVGMTIDQLAP, translated from the coding sequence ATGCCTCCGCTTCCATCCGTCTCCGGCACCCGTATCGTCCGCGCGTTGGAGCGGCATGGCTTCAAGATCGCAAGAGTCGCCGGCAGCCACAACATCATGCGCCACCCGGACGGACGTGGAACCACCGTGCCAGTGCACGGCAACCGCGACGTCGCCAAAGGAACCCTGCGCGGCATTCTCAGCGACGTCGGCATGACGATCGACCAACTCGCCCCCTGA
- a CDS encoding PIG-L family deacetylase, producing MSLFQRKRGVRFTAAWPSGSHVQIVAHCDDDLYFMNPALFHAVRAGAPSTSVYLTAGEADGRNAPSDAPDRGNHPVDHAGYAAARRNGIRSAYAQMVTGNRDSRWTTRPATYVGVTVDVSVLDEAPHVRLVFVSLMGQEAARRGDPSRAIDALWRGDIPDLTMLVPTGSTVPRQELSRDDLIDVLLAILAETRPTVVRVMDPDPDHTTYERGVRINYSDHSGHTAAAHFAMYAVRRFERDQSRNVLVESYRGYYNRHWPRNLTAAAFQTKLEFLDTYGGTHGDRTGEIGCGDYMVGDKASTTGYGQSTTQRYPGTTSWLRRLADGRLAAFAVLGGHVHVWQETAPGSGTWAAPVLLPGHGDLTPHIDVTAGSDGRLHLVGVRQPLTPSPLGQHRIIVVATQPAPGAPFGGWTELGNPADDAADRTLRMREMGMPVAAVRPDGMLQIFVRNFGRGVSSRVQNGPPGKTTDQPELTVGRKEFDQLEPVVLRQ from the coding sequence TTGTCGCTGTTCCAGCGTAAGCGGGGGGTACGGTTCACGGCCGCGTGGCCGTCCGGCTCGCACGTCCAGATCGTCGCGCACTGCGACGACGACCTCTACTTCATGAATCCCGCGCTGTTCCACGCCGTCCGGGCCGGCGCGCCGTCAACCTCGGTCTACCTCACCGCCGGTGAGGCCGACGGCCGTAATGCCCCCTCCGACGCCCCGGATCGCGGGAACCACCCCGTTGACCACGCCGGTTACGCGGCGGCACGCCGCAACGGCATCCGGTCCGCCTACGCGCAGATGGTCACCGGGAACCGGGACAGCCGGTGGACGACCCGGCCGGCGACGTACGTCGGTGTCACCGTCGACGTGTCGGTGCTGGACGAGGCGCCGCACGTACGGCTCGTCTTCGTCAGCCTGATGGGGCAGGAGGCCGCCCGTCGTGGCGACCCGTCCCGGGCCATCGACGCCCTCTGGCGCGGCGACATCCCGGACCTGACGATGCTGGTGCCCACCGGCAGCACCGTGCCCCGGCAGGAACTGAGCCGCGACGACCTCATCGACGTGCTGCTGGCGATCCTCGCCGAGACCCGCCCCACCGTGGTCCGCGTGATGGACCCGGACCCCGATCACACGACGTACGAGCGTGGCGTACGAATCAACTACTCCGACCACTCCGGGCACACCGCCGCGGCGCACTTCGCCATGTACGCGGTCCGGCGCTTCGAGCGGGACCAGTCCCGGAACGTCCTGGTGGAGAGCTACCGCGGTTACTACAACCGGCACTGGCCACGGAACCTGACCGCCGCCGCGTTCCAGACGAAGCTCGAGTTCCTCGACACCTACGGTGGCACGCACGGCGACCGTACCGGCGAGATCGGCTGTGGCGACTACATGGTCGGCGACAAGGCGAGCACCACCGGCTACGGGCAGAGCACCACGCAGCGTTATCCCGGCACCACGTCGTGGCTGCGCCGGCTCGCCGACGGGCGCCTTGCCGCGTTCGCCGTGCTCGGCGGTCACGTGCACGTCTGGCAGGAGACCGCACCCGGCAGCGGCACCTGGGCCGCGCCGGTCCTGCTCCCCGGGCACGGCGATCTCACCCCGCACATCGACGTGACGGCCGGCTCGGACGGACGGCTGCACCTGGTCGGCGTCCGCCAGCCGCTGACCCCGTCACCTCTGGGACAGCACCGGATCATCGTGGTGGCCACGCAACCTGCTCCCGGCGCTCCCTTCGGCGGCTGGACGGAACTCGGCAACCCCGCCGACGACGCGGCGGACCGCACGCTGCGGATGCGGGAGATGGGCATGCCGGTCGCGGCCGTCCGCCCCGACGGGATGCTGCAGATCTTCGTCCGGAACTTCGGCCGCGGGGTGAGCAGCCGTGTCCAGAACGGCCCGCCGGGTAAGACGACGGACCAGCCAGAGCTGACGGTTGGGCGGAAGGAGTTCGACCAGCTTGAGCCGGTAGTCCTTCGGCAGTAG
- a CDS encoding stealth conserved region 3 domain-containing protein, whose protein sequence is MKITFLLTWGDAMGGTERAVLRQANWLAQRHEIEVVSVFRTRDVPAFEVDPRVRMTYLVDTRDALHRPAGRELSDEVCRVLSATRSELVRPEWEQAFTRLSDLELERVLRETTADIVVSTTPALMAVMAELVPRRVVTVHQEHRVAELRGSSGNPLKIFSARLDAIVLLSEPTRAWFASRFGDASPRLEIIPNSIDDGYRPRSSRTNPSVVMAGRLTGEKQFGHAVSAFSQLAADHPDWSLRIFGDGARGELENQIAALGLGEQVQLMGPTTTIENEWAKASVAMVTSRVESFGLTIVEAMAAGVPVVSYDCPNGPREIIEHGRTGFLVPPADIDALAAALREVIEDEQLRHDLGETAAVEVERFSPDVVMTQWERLYTELLTGQDGPGWRERRAFALALHQAQSTATGVVATTPPVTTADSEIETWTAEVNARYSDLVWSRGQLTQVRDDTAPYETAKANLDLTVTALEAAGVDYFLVRQTNPTYRVAVRDEDRVAALTALGQAARHRPAYIEAFDGRHRTLGNWPAAFSDTVEQLRTAASVRIFEPIITGSWTLRLGAIYGCELEFWVTSEDGAELSGPAPTLAGNPLAASSLTPALINIGGREYHTVKPFTHKLVSDLTFPIDAVYTWVDGDDPAWLRRKADALGERYTGDHANESTARFRSRDELRYSLRSIDLFAPWVNRIWIVTDGQTPEWLDTSHPRIRVVDHREIFSEPGFLPTFNSHAIETQLHHIEGLSEHFLYLNDDVFFGRLLGPNMFFNAGGLPKTFGSRTQIPLTPINDTDEAYAVAAKNNRALLEQGYGRTLTHGFLHTPHAHRRSTLSAIEDEFSAAVQLTAQARIRSTADVSMLSSLGHHYGLVTGRAVEGSIRCGFINVGLAEHQPRLKALLQKRAQDVFCLNDYHDSDIPPEDQARIIEAFLAAYFPIPSQFEKGSARNRRG, encoded by the coding sequence ATGAAGATTACTTTCCTGCTCACCTGGGGCGACGCGATGGGCGGCACCGAGCGCGCGGTGCTGCGACAGGCGAACTGGCTGGCTCAGCGGCACGAGATCGAAGTGGTGAGCGTCTTCCGTACCCGGGACGTGCCGGCCTTCGAGGTCGACCCCCGCGTCCGGATGACCTACCTGGTCGACACCCGTGACGCCCTGCACCGCCCGGCCGGTCGCGAGCTGAGCGACGAGGTCTGCCGGGTGCTGTCGGCCACCCGGTCCGAGCTCGTGCGCCCCGAGTGGGAGCAGGCGTTCACCCGGCTTTCCGACCTGGAACTCGAACGAGTGCTGCGGGAGACCACCGCCGACATCGTCGTGTCGACCACCCCGGCGCTGATGGCCGTGATGGCGGAGCTGGTACCGCGGCGGGTCGTCACCGTCCACCAGGAGCACCGGGTCGCGGAGCTGCGCGGTTCGTCCGGCAACCCGCTGAAGATCTTCTCCGCCCGTCTCGATGCGATCGTGCTGCTCTCCGAACCCACCCGGGCCTGGTTCGCGTCCCGGTTCGGCGACGCCTCGCCTCGGCTGGAGATCATCCCTAACTCCATCGACGACGGGTACCGGCCTCGGTCGAGCCGTACCAATCCCAGCGTCGTGATGGCCGGCCGGCTCACCGGCGAGAAGCAGTTCGGCCACGCGGTCAGCGCCTTCTCGCAGCTCGCGGCCGACCATCCGGACTGGTCGCTGCGCATCTTCGGGGACGGTGCCCGCGGCGAGCTGGAGAACCAGATCGCCGCCCTCGGCCTCGGCGAGCAGGTGCAGCTCATGGGACCGACGACCACCATCGAGAACGAGTGGGCGAAGGCCTCGGTCGCCATGGTGACGTCGCGGGTGGAGTCGTTCGGGCTCACCATCGTCGAAGCGATGGCCGCCGGGGTGCCGGTGGTCTCCTACGACTGCCCGAACGGCCCGCGCGAGATCATCGAACACGGGAGGACGGGCTTCCTGGTCCCGCCCGCCGACATCGACGCGCTGGCCGCCGCCCTCCGTGAGGTGATCGAGGACGAGCAGCTCCGGCACGACCTCGGCGAAACCGCCGCCGTCGAGGTCGAACGGTTCTCCCCCGACGTGGTGATGACGCAGTGGGAGCGGCTCTACACCGAGCTGCTCACCGGACAGGACGGCCCCGGCTGGCGGGAGCGGCGAGCCTTCGCCCTCGCCCTGCACCAGGCGCAGAGCACCGCCACGGGTGTGGTCGCGACGACCCCGCCGGTCACGACGGCCGACTCGGAGATCGAAACCTGGACCGCTGAGGTAAACGCACGTTACTCCGACCTGGTGTGGAGCCGCGGTCAGCTGACTCAGGTCCGCGACGACACCGCGCCCTACGAGACGGCGAAAGCCAACCTCGACCTCACCGTCACCGCTCTGGAGGCCGCGGGCGTCGACTACTTCCTCGTCCGGCAGACGAACCCGACGTACCGGGTCGCCGTCCGCGACGAGGACCGGGTAGCCGCGCTCACCGCGCTCGGGCAGGCTGCCCGGCACCGCCCGGCCTACATCGAAGCGTTCGACGGCCGGCATCGCACCCTCGGCAACTGGCCGGCGGCATTCAGCGACACTGTCGAGCAGCTCCGTACCGCCGCTTCGGTCCGCATCTTCGAGCCGATCATCACAGGGAGCTGGACGCTGCGGCTCGGCGCCATCTACGGATGCGAGCTCGAGTTCTGGGTGACCTCCGAGGACGGCGCCGAACTGAGCGGGCCCGCGCCCACCCTGGCCGGCAACCCGCTCGCCGCGTCTTCCCTCACGCCGGCGCTCATCAACATCGGCGGCCGCGAGTACCACACCGTCAAGCCGTTCACCCACAAACTGGTCAGCGACCTGACCTTCCCCATCGACGCCGTCTACACCTGGGTCGACGGCGACGACCCGGCGTGGCTGCGGCGCAAGGCGGACGCCCTCGGTGAGCGCTACACCGGCGACCACGCCAACGAGAGCACGGCCCGTTTCCGGAGCCGCGACGAGTTGCGGTACTCGCTGCGCTCCATCGACCTGTTCGCTCCGTGGGTGAACCGGATCTGGATCGTCACCGACGGCCAGACCCCGGAATGGCTCGACACCAGCCACCCGCGTATCCGGGTCGTGGACCACCGGGAGATCTTCAGCGAGCCCGGCTTCCTGCCGACCTTCAACTCGCACGCCATCGAGACCCAGCTGCACCACATCGAGGGCCTCTCCGAGCACTTCCTCTACCTGAACGACGACGTGTTCTTCGGCCGTCTCCTGGGTCCGAACATGTTCTTCAACGCGGGCGGGCTGCCGAAGACCTTCGGCAGCCGCACCCAGATCCCGCTCACGCCGATCAACGACACCGATGAGGCGTACGCGGTAGCGGCCAAGAACAACCGGGCCCTCCTGGAGCAGGGGTACGGGCGGACGCTGACGCACGGCTTCCTGCACACGCCCCACGCGCACCGCCGGAGCACGCTGTCCGCCATCGAGGACGAGTTCTCGGCTGCCGTCCAGCTGACCGCCCAGGCGCGCATCAGGTCCACGGCGGACGTCTCCATGCTGTCGTCGCTGGGCCATCACTACGGCCTGGTGACCGGTCGGGCCGTCGAAGGCAGCATCCGTTGCGGCTTCATCAACGTGGGCCTGGCCGAACACCAGCCACGGCTCAAGGCTCTGCTGCAGAAGCGTGCCCAGGACGTCTTCTGCCTGAACGATTACCACGACAGCGACATCCCGCCGGAGGATCAGGCGCGCATCATCGAGGCGTTCCTGGCCGCGTACTTCCCGATCCCCAGCCAGTTCGAAAAGGGTTCCGCACGCAACCGCCGCGGCTGA
- a CDS encoding type II toxin-antitoxin system HicB family antitoxin: MADSRTVTVPVVVERDEDGVWCAHAQLRPGLGAHGEGDTEEAALEDLREALTGLIEEFGAPRELSITVAA, translated from the coding sequence ATGGCCGACTCTCGCACGGTAACTGTGCCGGTCGTCGTGGAGCGCGACGAGGACGGCGTGTGGTGCGCCCACGCCCAGCTGCGCCCGGGCCTCGGAGCCCACGGCGAAGGTGACACCGAGGAAGCCGCACTGGAGGACCTCCGCGAGGCGCTGACCGGCCTCATCGAGGAGTTCGGTGCACCTCGCGAGCTCTCCATCACCGTCGCGGCCTGA
- a CDS encoding Rieske 2Fe-2S domain-containing protein, whose product MLRQAITRLEQTEALDGASDAIQSAVSSAVRPRGLRDLLHGTKMGHPLHPALVQVPVGAFISAAVLDLVPGASKAATTLIAVGTAAVPPAAIAGWVDWSEMTKDRRRVGLVHAATNLVATALYASSLVARLTGHAGRGRALAYAGLSVAGAGAFLGGHLSYAQGGAISHAAPEVALVPEEWTAVSSLSSLPDRKVTVRKAGDVPVLLYRRGDQVSALIERCSHEAGPLGEGEVIGSGANACVVCPWHGSTFQLSDGRAVHGPAGNDQPVLPVRVREGMVEVRRP is encoded by the coding sequence ATGTTGCGGCAGGCGATCACCCGGCTCGAACAGACCGAAGCGCTCGACGGCGCCAGCGACGCCATCCAGTCGGCGGTGAGTTCCGCGGTCCGCCCACGCGGGCTGCGGGACCTCCTGCACGGCACGAAGATGGGCCATCCGCTGCACCCGGCGCTGGTGCAGGTGCCGGTCGGCGCCTTCATCTCGGCGGCGGTGCTGGATCTGGTGCCGGGCGCCTCGAAGGCGGCCACCACGCTCATCGCGGTGGGGACGGCCGCTGTTCCGCCTGCCGCGATCGCCGGCTGGGTGGACTGGTCGGAGATGACCAAGGACCGGCGGCGCGTCGGGCTCGTCCACGCCGCCACCAACCTGGTCGCTACCGCCCTCTACGCGAGTTCGCTGGTGGCCCGGCTCACCGGGCACGCCGGTCGCGGCCGGGCACTGGCCTATGCCGGGCTGTCGGTTGCCGGAGCGGGCGCTTTCCTGGGCGGTCATCTCTCGTACGCCCAGGGCGGGGCGATCAGCCATGCGGCGCCCGAGGTCGCTCTGGTCCCGGAAGAGTGGACCGCGGTGAGCTCGCTGTCGTCGCTCCCGGATCGCAAGGTCACCGTGCGCAAGGCCGGGGACGTGCCGGTTCTGCTGTACCGCCGTGGCGATCAGGTGTCCGCGCTGATCGAGCGGTGCTCACACGAGGCGGGACCGCTCGGCGAGGGCGAGGTGATCGGGAGCGGTGCGAACGCGTGCGTGGTGTGTCCGTGGCACGGGAGCACGTTCCAGCTGAGCGACGGACGGGCCGTGCACGGGCCGGCCGGGAACGATCAGCCGGTCCTGCCGGTGCGGGTCCGCGAGGGCATGGTCGAGGTCCGCCGACCGTAG
- a CDS encoding phytase yields MPAQATQRPPREITATVETPSLFDDEAGGDADADDPAIWINRADKRRSLVIGTAKNGGLRVYDLTGREVQAIATPEGGRFNNVDVLTGFKLGKRTVDLAVVTDRGLDKLRIYKIEASGLTDITAANVPLLFAKDEAEVEEQATGYGLALYDRYAVVSRRHSTRLGIFRLEEKNGKVTYRTTDTLDLPRQFRLPNGTSWAPCGEPGEDPQVEGMVVDAEAGVLYAAQEDVALWRIDLKGGHFSSVPRIVERVAEFGVPATFDPESEECILDTANDPGFGGRITADVEGATIYPTGRRDGYVIVSSQGDSRFFVYDRRTNRPVKVFSVTDGSRVDGVQHSDGAAATAVSLPGYPKGLLVLHDGENKPDDGRVSTNFKFVDWRSLNLS; encoded by the coding sequence GTGCCCGCTCAAGCCACTCAGCGCCCGCCCCGGGAGATCACCGCGACGGTGGAGACGCCGTCGCTCTTCGACGATGAGGCGGGCGGTGACGCCGACGCTGACGACCCAGCCATCTGGATCAACAGGGCGGACAAGCGCCGCAGCCTGGTGATCGGCACCGCGAAGAACGGCGGGCTCCGGGTCTACGACCTGACCGGCCGTGAGGTGCAGGCAATCGCTACTCCCGAGGGCGGCCGTTTCAACAACGTCGACGTCCTGACCGGTTTCAAGCTCGGCAAGCGCACGGTCGACCTTGCCGTGGTGACCGATCGCGGCTTGGACAAGCTCCGCATCTACAAGATCGAGGCGTCCGGCCTCACCGACATCACCGCGGCGAACGTGCCGCTGCTCTTCGCGAAGGACGAGGCCGAGGTGGAGGAGCAGGCCACCGGTTACGGCCTGGCCCTCTACGACCGTTACGCCGTGGTGAGCCGCCGCCACAGCACGCGTCTCGGCATCTTCCGGCTGGAGGAGAAGAACGGCAAGGTCACCTACCGTACGACCGACACGCTGGACCTTCCTCGCCAGTTCCGCCTTCCCAACGGCACCAGCTGGGCGCCGTGCGGTGAGCCCGGCGAGGACCCGCAGGTCGAGGGCATGGTGGTGGACGCCGAGGCGGGGGTGCTCTACGCCGCTCAGGAGGACGTGGCCCTGTGGCGCATCGATCTGAAGGGCGGCCACTTCAGCAGCGTGCCGCGGATCGTGGAGCGGGTCGCGGAGTTCGGTGTGCCGGCCACCTTCGACCCGGAGTCCGAGGAGTGCATCCTGGACACCGCGAACGACCCGGGCTTCGGTGGACGGATCACCGCTGACGTCGAGGGTGCCACGATCTACCCGACCGGCCGGCGCGACGGCTACGTGATCGTGTCGAGCCAGGGTGACAGCCGCTTCTTCGTCTACGACCGCCGCACCAACCGGCCGGTCAAGGTGTTCTCGGTGACCGACGGTTCCCGCGTCGACGGCGTCCAGCACTCCGACGGCGCCGCAGCGACCGCGGTGTCCCTCCCGGGGTACCCGAAGGGACTCCTGGTCCTCCACGACGGCGAGAACAAGCCTGACGACGGCCGCGTCTCCACGAACTTCAAGTTCGTGGACTGGCGGTCACTGAACCTGTCCTGA
- a CDS encoding stealth family protein yields MTPSAAWRQNLDAVVAVLDRAGIDYFCLRPVNNLHSSIAINARDRDRTLAVLRSDGELATAQIRTGSVTDAGFSGGRGKNAVQVFFPVTSPYGTTVLGSGSACEIEFWKTQKGEGGAPPTIVGPRRNAVASELPAEADYRLVPAITLNPMMPVDEPPRYRTRSEFAMVPAEDVRFPIDVVYTWVDGNDPDWVARKNSSLTAFGREQINTIATNDSRFISRDELKYSLRSIVAYAPWVRKIFLVTDDQIPAWLDTSDPRLTVVSHRELFGDTGVLPTFNSHAIESRLHRIPGLSEHFIYFNDDMFLGRPVSPDSFFHANGIAKFFQSKAQLDAGPATKFDAPVTAAGKNNRRHIAERFHRGITQKMQHVPYTLQKSVLEEIEKWLPDEVRQTAEHPFRHPGDLSIPSSLQHYWAYLTRRAVPGSIKYTYADLAHPSTPVQLAFLLARRHCDVFCLNDTDSAAVAHSEQAAMMADFLPQYFPFRSPFELPDDVAAERAKFSATELGRAAQQSRVGARIPQQGTYQSRALQHD; encoded by the coding sequence ATGACGCCCTCCGCCGCCTGGCGGCAGAACCTGGACGCGGTCGTCGCCGTGCTGGACCGCGCCGGCATCGACTACTTCTGCCTCCGGCCGGTCAACAACCTGCACAGCTCCATAGCGATCAACGCGCGCGACCGCGACCGGACCCTCGCCGTCCTGCGCAGCGACGGCGAGCTCGCGACCGCCCAGATCCGCACCGGCAGCGTCACCGACGCCGGGTTCTCGGGGGGTCGCGGCAAGAACGCCGTCCAGGTGTTCTTCCCGGTCACCAGCCCCTACGGGACGACCGTCCTCGGCAGCGGCTCGGCCTGCGAGATCGAGTTCTGGAAGACCCAGAAGGGCGAGGGCGGCGCACCCCCCACGATCGTCGGGCCGCGGCGCAACGCGGTGGCGTCGGAACTGCCGGCCGAGGCGGATTACCGCCTGGTCCCGGCGATCACGCTGAACCCGATGATGCCGGTCGACGAACCGCCCCGGTACCGGACCCGCTCGGAATTCGCCATGGTGCCGGCCGAGGACGTCCGCTTCCCGATCGACGTGGTCTACACGTGGGTGGACGGCAACGACCCGGACTGGGTGGCCCGCAAGAACTCCTCGCTCACCGCGTTCGGGCGCGAGCAGATCAACACGATCGCCACGAACGACTCCCGGTTCATCAGCCGGGACGAGTTGAAGTACTCGCTGCGGTCGATCGTGGCGTACGCGCCCTGGGTCCGGAAGATCTTCCTCGTCACCGACGATCAGATCCCGGCCTGGCTGGACACGTCCGACCCCCGGCTCACCGTGGTCAGCCACCGGGAGCTGTTCGGCGACACCGGCGTGCTGCCGACGTTCAACTCGCACGCCATCGAGTCCCGGCTGCACCGCATCCCGGGCCTGTCCGAGCACTTCATCTACTTCAACGACGACATGTTCCTGGGCCGGCCGGTCTCCCCGGACTCGTTCTTCCACGCCAACGGCATCGCCAAGTTCTTCCAGTCGAAGGCGCAGCTCGACGCGGGCCCGGCAACCAAGTTCGACGCCCCGGTGACCGCGGCCGGCAAGAACAACCGCCGGCACATCGCCGAGCGCTTCCACCGCGGCATCACGCAGAAGATGCAGCACGTGCCGTACACGCTGCAGAAGAGCGTGCTCGAGGAGATCGAGAAGTGGCTCCCGGACGAGGTGCGGCAGACCGCCGAGCACCCGTTCCGGCACCCGGGCGACCTGTCGATCCCGTCGTCGCTGCAGCACTACTGGGCATACCTGACGAGGCGGGCGGTGCCCGGCTCGATCAAGTACACGTACGCCGACCTGGCGCACCCGTCCACGCCGGTACAGCTGGCGTTCCTGCTGGCCCGCCGGCACTGCGACGTCTTCTGCCTGAACGACACCGACTCGGCCGCGGTCGCGCACAGCGAGCAGGCCGCGATGATGGCGGACTTCCTGCCGCAGTACTTCCCGTTCCGGTCCCCGTTCGAGCTGCCCGACGACGTGGCCGCCGAGCGCGCGAAATTCAGCGCCACCGAGCTGGGCCGCGCCGCGCAGCAGAGCCGGGTCGGCGCCCGTATCCCGCAGCAGGGCACCTACCAGTCCCGGGCGCTGCAGCACGACTGA